The Aethina tumida isolate Nest 87 chromosome 6, icAetTumi1.1, whole genome shotgun sequence genome has a segment encoding these proteins:
- the LOC109603818 gene encoding uncharacterized protein LOC109603818 isoform X1 produces the protein MNPARFLTIRKNLKLIFNNTQHFHSVNDDLPSLIKPTCFYGTKSKKRQEKTHCDNEEFDYLRNRITRKRDSITPNEYLLSKTNQIGLKKKHLRRTCAGLPNQPLPNQDGKSGSKRDASLFILPEVICPKDPAQTCRRLSTSSYKLSKSDPCKPPCPTPKKRKDPCKKEDPPCCPPCPPCPKPCCPPCPKPCCPKCPECPKPCCPPCPKPCCPPCPKKEDPCKKKEDPCKKKCAPRSEASPIGDGKKCPTKKASCTECFSKSTCEAKSCPPIKRSDSRGADLFFTPKKQQDSICMTKEHPCGSCFSSKKQDTCKQASPCGRQTKKSDSCTTCFASGKPTSPCQQQKQSSPCKAAPKKAESCTSCFSSSKQQPKQAKKTDSCSTCFSSKKQSTESPCQQAKPPCGAPKKVASCNTCFTVKDKEPACPPTDNPCAPKKPEADCKPKPSTPCKPPPKPVCPAKQQEAVCKPKKSAPCKSPPEKQVCKPKVDNPCSPRPKMTDPLGICGGSTPKTPPQAVCKPKEPCPKKGDKPKPPCSPPSAGQQVKGTGASTCTKKEPACPKRATPICTAEKPCFGRKPVCDGEMPPCDTACFVKSKTEEKVVCPPPEADDLCQMCKQPVAKPVVFTTCTEELQNKRKPCPDRFQAPMPEPNVQIVKPVMKKPKAKACTKEMECDKTSQCGRTSSKMEWKAVPIDLGPKPRTEVAVTKITPIKAEQQSFMKSCRNAIANVCKSLVSGKGRQAMVGGLIGSASVPNIRSHADLPYNKNAEKQGKRSSSDPPSRGFMNRSYVMDFFRRDNEMSCDNEEKIREARKLYSNFQSFVAEDENIIRSKRRQLGLPEEDELSQHSQGEKVVTKPSLFANLVNAFKAKSDTPANQQMTKCVCSENPDIVNLIKDMDLLLRPENNAERFYVIKVKSSSTNNQLEIQCEEIDGNLGDNTKAAPGSNSSTKPQERDLIKKVQSSPEIKSSKLLCQIENQLEEENQTSMAHMMEMSKDRNIWNIPISNVVFDEGDSNCRSTIEFKISLQPNFVSNKRSSHQWEKLNPGKKKRTEEQEYQDLSKKTDKLVMCIMEIIDRLKQPTVIAQENCKCLGNIAKPKSKKNLSVKSNKVPITEETTPQVVEDAAHFSQVVDDVFDVVVSKAECTPPPTSKPTPETPEENNKASKDNCKEPEITVVSSKVIDKPESNISEEERQWKTCGELIDNLDTLKQNPDSRKQSLSKNSSDDYNSTIDDILDMVICFNETPDAVPEEPKDPKTEDKPQTSMATKPQPAMTNIKDDAAVKPTKPPEPLKIIEQSMVPIAPVKEALERKLVTAVTKKPCTDFILINDKETKPKVEPKKPPVEAPKPKEAPQIILKKAPKCEEAPQSALKKALMSSLSKKVMYNFKETKPPAQNQKTETDSVKSHKKDVKQGWGLDKSLIDRAAKSIEYRRSRLKELVSSNPVKKPFIAKCPKPFESDIPLDTREDTSKIISKMAKNKELVLSLYKRTKFEDNKKNYVSHDALEDSMQTGLKKGPSKTQSTIRKPTPQHFEHKEDLSKSTDCNKMKYLINKMTREKKLLLQKHYFHLQEELPKMKCLLEYNLMQDITDLCPHKRKEFLRRIVHGTTKSNFKLDLETWKSREPPKVPKLKPTVSESRIVTKAMKKNKFKFVPPQYGNKYD, from the exons ATGAATCCTGCTCGTTTTCTT ACCATCCGCAAAAACCTGAAACTCATATTCAACAACACACAACATTTCCATTCAGTCAATGACGATCTCCCATCCTTAATCAAACCAACATGCTTCTACGGGACAAAATCGAAAAAAAGGCAGGAAAAAACTCATTGCGACAATGAAGAATTCGACTATCTAAGAAACAGAATCACACGAAAACGTGACTCCATCACACCAAACGAATACCTCTTGTCCAAAACTAACCAAATAGGTCTGAAGAAGAAGCACCTGAGAAGGACATGTGCTGGACTTCCCAACCAGCCTCTTCCCAACCAGGATGGAAAGTCGGGCTCGAAACGTGACGCTTCCCTATTCATACTACCCGAAGTCATATGCCCGAAAGACCCTGCCCAGACCTGCAGGAGACTCAGCACCAGCTCCTACAAACTGAGCAAGTCTGACCCCTGCAAACCTCCCTGCCCAACACCCAAAAAGAGGAAGGATCCCTGCAAAAAGGAAGATCCACCATGCTGTCCCCCTTGCCCACCATGCCCAAAACCCTGCTGTCCACCTTGCCCGAAGCCATGCTGTCCCAAATGTCCCGAGTGCCCCAAACCTTGCTGCCCACCATGTCCCAAACCCTGCTGCCCACCGTGCCCTAAGAAGGAGGACCCCTGCAAGAAAAAGGAGGACCCGTGCAAGAAAAAGTGCGCCCCCCGCAGCGAGGCCAGTCCCATAGGAGACGGGAAAAAATGCCCCACAAAGAAGGCAAGTTGCACAGA ATGCTTCTCTAAGAGCACGTGCGAAGCAAAATCATGTCCGCCCATCAAAAGATCAGATTCACGTGGAGCCGACCTGTTTTTCACCCCGAAGAAGCAACAGGATTCAATATGCATGACGAAGGAACATCCGTGCGGCTCCTGCTTTTCATCCAAGAAACAAGACACATGCAAACAAGCCAGCCCGTGCGGAAGGCAGACTAAAAAATCTGACTCGTGCACCACTTGTTTCGCATCGGGCAAACCAACATCTCCATGCCAACAACAAAAGCAATCTAGCCCTTGCAAGGCCGCCCCCAAAAAGGCGGAGTCCTGCACCAGCTGTTTCTCGTCGTCCAAACAACAACCAAAACAAGCCAAAAAGACGGATTCGTGCTCAACATGTTTCTCATCCAAAAAACAATCCACAGAATCTCCATGCCAACAAGCAAAGCCACCTTGCGGTGCGCCGAAAAAAGTGGCTTCTTGCAACACCTGTTTCACCGTCAAGGATAAAGAACCAGCCTGTCCCCCAACGGATAATCCGTGCGCCCCAAAGAAGCCGGAGGCCGACTGCAAACCCAAGCCGTCGACTCCTTGCAAACCACCCCCAAAACCCGTCTGCCCCGCAAAACAACAGGAGGCCGTGTGCAAGCCGAAGAAATCAGCCCCTTGCAAATCGCCGCCGGAGAAACAGGTGTGCAAGCCCAAGGTCGATAACCCCTGCAGCCCTCGTCCCAAGATGACCGACCCGTTGGGCATCTGCGGCGGCTCGACCCCCAAAACCCCACCGCAGGCCGTGTGCAAGCCCAAAGAGCCGTGCCCCAAGAAGGGCGACAAACCGAAGCCGCCTTGCAGCCCACCATCAGCCGGCCAACAGGTTAAAGGCACCGGGGCGAGCACCTGCACGAAAAAGGAACCGGCGTGTCCGAAGCGGGCGACTCCCATTTGCACGGCCGAAAAACCGTGTTTTGGCAGGAAGCCCGTGTGCGATGGTGAGATGCCGCCTTGTGACACCGCGTGTTTTGTCAAAAGCAAGACGGAGGAGAAGGTGGTGTGCCCTCCCCCCGAAGCCGATGACCTTTGTCAGATGTGCAAGCAACCTGTTGCCAAACCTGTGGTCTTCACAACGTGCACGGAAGAg CTTCAAAACAAAAGGAAACCGTGCCCCGACAGATTCCAAGCACCAATGCCGGAGCCAAACGTGCAGATTGTCAAG CCGGTGATGAAGAAGCCAAAAG CTAAAGCGTGCACGAAGGAGATGGAATGCGACAAAACGTCGCAGTGCGGCCGCACCTCCTCGAAGATGGAGTGGAAGGCGGTACCGATCGACCTGGGCCCGAAGCCGCGTACCGAGGTGGCCGTGACGAAGATAACGCCGATCAAGGCGGAGCAGCAGAGCTTCATGAAGAGCTGCCGCAACGCCATCGCCAACGTTTGCAAGTCTTTGGTGAGCGGCAAGGGGAGACAGGCGATGGTCGGTGGCCTGATCGGCAGCGCTTCCGTACCCAACATCCGTTCCCATG CAGATCTTCCGTACAACAAGAACGCGGAGAAGCAAGGGAAGAGAAGCAGCAGCGATCCACCGTCCAGGGGGTTCATGAACAGGAGCTACGTCATGGACTTCTTCAGGAGGGACAACGAGATGAGCTGCGACAACGAGGAGAAGATAAGAGAGGCCAGGAAACTGTACTCCAACTTCCAAAGCTTCGTCGCAGAAGATGAGAACATAATAAGATCAAAGAGACGCCAACTGGGACTGCCCGAAGAGGATGAGCTGAGCCAGCACAGCCAGGGCGAGAAGGTAGTTACAAAACCATCATTGTTCGCAAATTTGGTTAACGCCTTCAAGGCCAAATCGGATACGCCTGCCAACCAACAG ATGACGAAATGTGTCTGTTCTGAGAATCCGGACATCGTGAACCTCATCAAGGACATGGACCTTCTTCTGCGGCCCGAAAATAACGCTGAacgtttttatgttattaaagttAAG TCATCATCTACAAACAACCAGCTTGAAATCCAATGCGAAGAGATTGATGGCAACTTGGGGGACAACACGAAAGCAGCACCGGGTTCGAATTCTTCGACCAAACCTCAAGAACGAG atctaattaaaaaagtacaaagcAGCCCCGAGATTAAATCATCAAAGCTTCTATGCCAAATTGAGAACCAATTAGAAGAAGAAAATCAAACTAGTATGGCTCACATGATGGAGATG tctAAAGACAGGAATATTTGGAACATTCCCATATCTAACGTCGTCTTCGATGAAGGTGACTCAAATTGTAGAAGCACCATCGAGTTTAAAATTTCCTTGCAACCTAATTTTGTTAGTAACAAACGTTCAAGTCACCAGTGGGAGAAGTTAAATCCTGGAAAGAAGAAAAGAACTGAAGAGCAAGAATACCAAGACCTGAGTAAAAAGACTGATAAACTGGTGATGTGCATCATGGAAATAATTGACCGACTCAAACAGCCAACTGTCATAGCCCAAGAAAACTGCAAGTGTCTGGGAAATATTGCCAAACCAAAGTCGAAGAAGAACCTAAGCGTCAAGTCAAATAAAGTACCAATAACCGAGGAAACTACTCCTCAGGTGGTAGAAGATGCCGCACATTTTAGTCAAGTGGTTGATGACGTCTTCGATGTGGTCGTCTCCAAAGCGGAATGTACACCACCACCAACATCAAAACCAACGCCCGAAACCCCTGAAGAGAACAATAAAGCATCAAAAGATAACTGTAAGGAGCCCGAAATTACGGTTGTCTCTAGCAAAGTCATCGACAAACCCGAATCTAATATATCCGAAGAGGAGCGTCAATGGAAGACGTGTGGAGAACTGATCGATAACCTTGACACATTGAAACAGAATCCGGATTCACGGAAACAATCCCTGTCGAAGAATAGTTCCGACGACTACAACAGTACCATTGACGACATCCTAGACATGGTGATCTGTTTCAACGAAACACCAGACGCAGTACCCGAAGAACCAAAGGACCCGAAAACCGAAGACAAGCCCCAGACGAGTATGGCAACTAAGCCACAGCCGGCTATGACGAACATCAAAGACGACGCCGCCGTGAAACCCACCAAGCCTCCAGAACCACTGAAGATCATAGAGCAATCAATGGTGCCGATTGCTCCGGTGAAAGAAGCTCTGGAGAGGAAGCTGGTAACGGCGGTCACTAAGAAGCCGTGCACTGATTTCATCCTGATCAACGACAAGGAAACAAAACCCAAGGTAGAGCCGAAAAAGCCACCTGTTGAGGCACCAAAACCTAAGGAGGCGCCTCAAATTATCTTGAAGAAGGCACCGAAATGCGAGGAAGCACCCCAATCTGCCCTGAAGAAGGCGCTGATGAGCTCTTTGAGCAAAAAAGTCATGTATAACTTCAAGGAAACGAAGCCGCCGGCTCAAAATCAGAAAACGGAAACCGATTCCGTAAAGAGTCACAAGAAGGATGTTAAGCAGGGCTGGGGCCTTGATAAATCGCTGATTGACAGAGCCGCAAAGAGCATCGAGTATCGGAGGAGTCGATTGAAGGAACTGGTTTCTTCTAATCCGGTCAAAAAG CCTTTTATTGCAAAATGTCCAAAACCATTCGAGTCGGATATTCCATTGGATACAAGGGAAGATACgagcaaaattattagtaaaatggcCAAAAACAAGGAGCTTGTCTTGAGCCTCTATAAGAGAACTAAATTTGAA gATAATAAAAAGAACTACGTCTCACATGATGCACTAGAAGACTCAATGCAAACTGGATTGAAGAAAGGACCAAGTAAGACGCAATCAACAATCAGGAAACCCACACCACAA CATTTCGAACACAAAGAAGACCTGTCCAAATCTACAGACTGTAACAAGATGAAATACTTGATAAACAAGATGACTAGGGAGAAGAAGCTGCTGCTCCAAAAGCACTATTTTCAT ttaCAGGAAGAACTACCCAAGATGAAGTGCCTCTTGGAATACAACCTAATGCAGGACATCACCGACCTGTGTCCACACAAAAGGAAAGAGTTCCTTAGGAGGATCGTACATGGCACCACCAAGTCCAACTTCAAGCTGGACCTGGAAACTTGGAAATCCAGAGAACCTCCGAAAGTACCGAAGCTCAAACCGACGGTCAGCGAGAGCCGAATAGTGACGAAGGCAATGAAGAAGAACAAGTTCAAGTTCGTGCCACCACAGTATGGCAACAAGTACGACTGA
- the LOC109603818 gene encoding uncharacterized protein LOC109603818 isoform X3 — MNPARFLTIRKNLKLIFNNTQHFHSVNDDLPSLIKPTCFYGTKSKKRQEKTHCDNEEFDYLRNRITRKRDSITPNEYLLSKTNQIGLKKKHLRRTCAGLPNQPLPNQDGKSGSKRDASLFILPEVICPKDPAQTCRRLSTSSYKLSKSDPCKPPCPTPKKRKDPCKKEDPPCCPPCPPCPKPCCPPCPKPCCPKCPECPKPCCPPCPKPCCPPCPKKEDPCKKKEDPCKKKCAPRSEASPIGDGKKCPTKKASCTECFSKSTCEAKSCPPIKRSDSRGADLFFTPKKQQDSICMTKEHPCGSCFSSKKQDTCKQASPCGRQTKKSDSCTTCFASGKPTSPCQQQKQSSPCKAAPKKAESCTSCFSSSKQQPKQAKKTDSCSTCFSSKKQSTESPCQQAKPPCGAPKKVASCNTCFTVKDKEPACPPTDNPCAPKKPEADCKPKPSTPCKPPPKPVCPAKQQEAVCKPKKSAPCKSPPEKQVCKPKVDNPCSPRPKMTDPLGICGGSTPKTPPQAVCKPKEPCPKKGDKPKPPCSPPSAGQQVKGTGASTCTKKEPACPKRATPICTAEKPCFGRKPVCDGEMPPCDTACFVKSKTEEKVVCPPPEADDLCQMCKQPVAKPVVFTTCTEELQNKRKPCPDRFQAPMPEPNVQIVKPVMKKPKAKACTKEMECDKTSQCGRTSSKMEWKAVPIDLGPKPRTEVAVTKITPIKAEQQSFMKSCRNAIANVCKSLVSGKGRQAMVGGLIGSASVPNIRSHADLPYNKNAEKQGKRSSSDPPSRGFMNRSYVMDFFRRDNEMSCDNEEKIREARKLYSNFQSFVAEDENIIRSKRRQLGLPEEDELSQHSQGEKVVTKPSLFANLVNAFKAKSDTPANQQMTKCVCSENPDIVNLIKDMDLLLRPENNAERFYVIKVKSSSTNNQLEIQCEEIDGNLGDNTKAAPGSNSSTKPQERDLIKKVQSSPEIKSSKLLCQIENQLEEENQTSMAHMMEMSKDRNIWNIPISNVVFDEGDSNCRSTIEFKISLQPNFVSNKRSSHQWEKLNPGKKKRTEEQEYQDLSKKTDKLVMCIMEIIDRLKQPTVIAQENCKCLGNIAKPKSKKNLSVKSNKVPITEETTPQVVEDAAHFSQVVDDVFDVVVSKAECTPPPTSKPTPETPEENNKASKDNCKEPEITVVSSKVIDKPESNISEEERQWKTCGELIDNLDTLKQNPDSRKQSLSKNSSDDYNSTIDDILDMVICFNETPDAVPEEPKDPKTEDKPQTSMATKPQPAMTNIKDDAAVKPTKPPEPLKIIEQSMVPIAPVKEALERKLVTAVTKKPCTDFILINDKETKPKVEPKKPPVEAPKPKEAPQIILKKAPKCEEAPQSALKKALMSSLSKKVMYNFKETKPPAQNQKTETDSVKSHKKDVKQGWGLDKSLIDRAAKSIEYRRSRLKELVSSNPVKKPFIAKCPKPFESDIPLDTREDTSKIISKMAKNKELVLSLYKRTKFEDNKKNYVSHDALEDSMQTGLKKGPSKTQSTIRKPTPQHFEHKEDLSKSTDCNKMKYLINKMTREKKLLLQKHYFHEELPKMKCLLEYNLMQDITDLCPHKRKEFLRRIVHGTTKSNFKLDLETWKSREPPKVPKLKPTVSESRIVTKAMKKNKFKFVPPQYGNKYD; from the exons ATGAATCCTGCTCGTTTTCTT ACCATCCGCAAAAACCTGAAACTCATATTCAACAACACACAACATTTCCATTCAGTCAATGACGATCTCCCATCCTTAATCAAACCAACATGCTTCTACGGGACAAAATCGAAAAAAAGGCAGGAAAAAACTCATTGCGACAATGAAGAATTCGACTATCTAAGAAACAGAATCACACGAAAACGTGACTCCATCACACCAAACGAATACCTCTTGTCCAAAACTAACCAAATAGGTCTGAAGAAGAAGCACCTGAGAAGGACATGTGCTGGACTTCCCAACCAGCCTCTTCCCAACCAGGATGGAAAGTCGGGCTCGAAACGTGACGCTTCCCTATTCATACTACCCGAAGTCATATGCCCGAAAGACCCTGCCCAGACCTGCAGGAGACTCAGCACCAGCTCCTACAAACTGAGCAAGTCTGACCCCTGCAAACCTCCCTGCCCAACACCCAAAAAGAGGAAGGATCCCTGCAAAAAGGAAGATCCACCATGCTGTCCCCCTTGCCCACCATGCCCAAAACCCTGCTGTCCACCTTGCCCGAAGCCATGCTGTCCCAAATGTCCCGAGTGCCCCAAACCTTGCTGCCCACCATGTCCCAAACCCTGCTGCCCACCGTGCCCTAAGAAGGAGGACCCCTGCAAGAAAAAGGAGGACCCGTGCAAGAAAAAGTGCGCCCCCCGCAGCGAGGCCAGTCCCATAGGAGACGGGAAAAAATGCCCCACAAAGAAGGCAAGTTGCACAGA ATGCTTCTCTAAGAGCACGTGCGAAGCAAAATCATGTCCGCCCATCAAAAGATCAGATTCACGTGGAGCCGACCTGTTTTTCACCCCGAAGAAGCAACAGGATTCAATATGCATGACGAAGGAACATCCGTGCGGCTCCTGCTTTTCATCCAAGAAACAAGACACATGCAAACAAGCCAGCCCGTGCGGAAGGCAGACTAAAAAATCTGACTCGTGCACCACTTGTTTCGCATCGGGCAAACCAACATCTCCATGCCAACAACAAAAGCAATCTAGCCCTTGCAAGGCCGCCCCCAAAAAGGCGGAGTCCTGCACCAGCTGTTTCTCGTCGTCCAAACAACAACCAAAACAAGCCAAAAAGACGGATTCGTGCTCAACATGTTTCTCATCCAAAAAACAATCCACAGAATCTCCATGCCAACAAGCAAAGCCACCTTGCGGTGCGCCGAAAAAAGTGGCTTCTTGCAACACCTGTTTCACCGTCAAGGATAAAGAACCAGCCTGTCCCCCAACGGATAATCCGTGCGCCCCAAAGAAGCCGGAGGCCGACTGCAAACCCAAGCCGTCGACTCCTTGCAAACCACCCCCAAAACCCGTCTGCCCCGCAAAACAACAGGAGGCCGTGTGCAAGCCGAAGAAATCAGCCCCTTGCAAATCGCCGCCGGAGAAACAGGTGTGCAAGCCCAAGGTCGATAACCCCTGCAGCCCTCGTCCCAAGATGACCGACCCGTTGGGCATCTGCGGCGGCTCGACCCCCAAAACCCCACCGCAGGCCGTGTGCAAGCCCAAAGAGCCGTGCCCCAAGAAGGGCGACAAACCGAAGCCGCCTTGCAGCCCACCATCAGCCGGCCAACAGGTTAAAGGCACCGGGGCGAGCACCTGCACGAAAAAGGAACCGGCGTGTCCGAAGCGGGCGACTCCCATTTGCACGGCCGAAAAACCGTGTTTTGGCAGGAAGCCCGTGTGCGATGGTGAGATGCCGCCTTGTGACACCGCGTGTTTTGTCAAAAGCAAGACGGAGGAGAAGGTGGTGTGCCCTCCCCCCGAAGCCGATGACCTTTGTCAGATGTGCAAGCAACCTGTTGCCAAACCTGTGGTCTTCACAACGTGCACGGAAGAg CTTCAAAACAAAAGGAAACCGTGCCCCGACAGATTCCAAGCACCAATGCCGGAGCCAAACGTGCAGATTGTCAAG CCGGTGATGAAGAAGCCAAAAG CTAAAGCGTGCACGAAGGAGATGGAATGCGACAAAACGTCGCAGTGCGGCCGCACCTCCTCGAAGATGGAGTGGAAGGCGGTACCGATCGACCTGGGCCCGAAGCCGCGTACCGAGGTGGCCGTGACGAAGATAACGCCGATCAAGGCGGAGCAGCAGAGCTTCATGAAGAGCTGCCGCAACGCCATCGCCAACGTTTGCAAGTCTTTGGTGAGCGGCAAGGGGAGACAGGCGATGGTCGGTGGCCTGATCGGCAGCGCTTCCGTACCCAACATCCGTTCCCATG CAGATCTTCCGTACAACAAGAACGCGGAGAAGCAAGGGAAGAGAAGCAGCAGCGATCCACCGTCCAGGGGGTTCATGAACAGGAGCTACGTCATGGACTTCTTCAGGAGGGACAACGAGATGAGCTGCGACAACGAGGAGAAGATAAGAGAGGCCAGGAAACTGTACTCCAACTTCCAAAGCTTCGTCGCAGAAGATGAGAACATAATAAGATCAAAGAGACGCCAACTGGGACTGCCCGAAGAGGATGAGCTGAGCCAGCACAGCCAGGGCGAGAAGGTAGTTACAAAACCATCATTGTTCGCAAATTTGGTTAACGCCTTCAAGGCCAAATCGGATACGCCTGCCAACCAACAG ATGACGAAATGTGTCTGTTCTGAGAATCCGGACATCGTGAACCTCATCAAGGACATGGACCTTCTTCTGCGGCCCGAAAATAACGCTGAacgtttttatgttattaaagttAAG TCATCATCTACAAACAACCAGCTTGAAATCCAATGCGAAGAGATTGATGGCAACTTGGGGGACAACACGAAAGCAGCACCGGGTTCGAATTCTTCGACCAAACCTCAAGAACGAG atctaattaaaaaagtacaaagcAGCCCCGAGATTAAATCATCAAAGCTTCTATGCCAAATTGAGAACCAATTAGAAGAAGAAAATCAAACTAGTATGGCTCACATGATGGAGATG tctAAAGACAGGAATATTTGGAACATTCCCATATCTAACGTCGTCTTCGATGAAGGTGACTCAAATTGTAGAAGCACCATCGAGTTTAAAATTTCCTTGCAACCTAATTTTGTTAGTAACAAACGTTCAAGTCACCAGTGGGAGAAGTTAAATCCTGGAAAGAAGAAAAGAACTGAAGAGCAAGAATACCAAGACCTGAGTAAAAAGACTGATAAACTGGTGATGTGCATCATGGAAATAATTGACCGACTCAAACAGCCAACTGTCATAGCCCAAGAAAACTGCAAGTGTCTGGGAAATATTGCCAAACCAAAGTCGAAGAAGAACCTAAGCGTCAAGTCAAATAAAGTACCAATAACCGAGGAAACTACTCCTCAGGTGGTAGAAGATGCCGCACATTTTAGTCAAGTGGTTGATGACGTCTTCGATGTGGTCGTCTCCAAAGCGGAATGTACACCACCACCAACATCAAAACCAACGCCCGAAACCCCTGAAGAGAACAATAAAGCATCAAAAGATAACTGTAAGGAGCCCGAAATTACGGTTGTCTCTAGCAAAGTCATCGACAAACCCGAATCTAATATATCCGAAGAGGAGCGTCAATGGAAGACGTGTGGAGAACTGATCGATAACCTTGACACATTGAAACAGAATCCGGATTCACGGAAACAATCCCTGTCGAAGAATAGTTCCGACGACTACAACAGTACCATTGACGACATCCTAGACATGGTGATCTGTTTCAACGAAACACCAGACGCAGTACCCGAAGAACCAAAGGACCCGAAAACCGAAGACAAGCCCCAGACGAGTATGGCAACTAAGCCACAGCCGGCTATGACGAACATCAAAGACGACGCCGCCGTGAAACCCACCAAGCCTCCAGAACCACTGAAGATCATAGAGCAATCAATGGTGCCGATTGCTCCGGTGAAAGAAGCTCTGGAGAGGAAGCTGGTAACGGCGGTCACTAAGAAGCCGTGCACTGATTTCATCCTGATCAACGACAAGGAAACAAAACCCAAGGTAGAGCCGAAAAAGCCACCTGTTGAGGCACCAAAACCTAAGGAGGCGCCTCAAATTATCTTGAAGAAGGCACCGAAATGCGAGGAAGCACCCCAATCTGCCCTGAAGAAGGCGCTGATGAGCTCTTTGAGCAAAAAAGTCATGTATAACTTCAAGGAAACGAAGCCGCCGGCTCAAAATCAGAAAACGGAAACCGATTCCGTAAAGAGTCACAAGAAGGATGTTAAGCAGGGCTGGGGCCTTGATAAATCGCTGATTGACAGAGCCGCAAAGAGCATCGAGTATCGGAGGAGTCGATTGAAGGAACTGGTTTCTTCTAATCCGGTCAAAAAG CCTTTTATTGCAAAATGTCCAAAACCATTCGAGTCGGATATTCCATTGGATACAAGGGAAGATACgagcaaaattattagtaaaatggcCAAAAACAAGGAGCTTGTCTTGAGCCTCTATAAGAGAACTAAATTTGAA gATAATAAAAAGAACTACGTCTCACATGATGCACTAGAAGACTCAATGCAAACTGGATTGAAGAAAGGACCAAGTAAGACGCAATCAACAATCAGGAAACCCACACCACAA CATTTCGAACACAAAGAAGACCTGTCCAAATCTACAGACTGTAACAAGATGAAATACTTGATAAACAAGATGACTAGGGAGAAGAAGCTGCTGCTCCAAAAGCACTATTTTCAT GAAGAACTACCCAAGATGAAGTGCCTCTTGGAATACAACCTAATGCAGGACATCACCGACCTGTGTCCACACAAAAGGAAAGAGTTCCTTAGGAGGATCGTACATGGCACCACCAAGTCCAACTTCAAGCTGGACCTGGAAACTTGGAAATCCAGAGAACCTCCGAAAGTACCGAAGCTCAAACCGACGGTCAGCGAGAGCCGAATAGTGACGAAGGCAATGAAGAAGAACAAGTTCAAGTTCGTGCCACCACAGTATGGCAACAAGTACGACTGA